One genomic segment of Nocardia spumae includes these proteins:
- a CDS encoding phytoene/squalene synthase family protein — protein sequence MYPITLSRTDAHDPALRHSYRACRELNARHGRTFFLATGLLTPVQRPAIHALYGFARRADDICDDIDPTRTTADRTAQLNRLAEQFRTADTSSEPVMPAVLHTVATYEIPDSLFEAFLTSMRMDLSITDYPDRRALDRYVYGSAEVIGLQVLPVLGTVASLEEAAPYAAALGKAFQLTNFLRDVNEDLARDRVYLPADELAADDVDRDLLQWCQAHRRTDARVRRALTAQHALTREIYAFARAGIALLPPHSRPCVHAALTLYSEILDRIEDLDFDIFAHRARVGVPRRAVVGLRGLTRAYWSRLTRTDNGGDQLSSSQEGAKDLAAVPNSSP from the coding sequence ATGTATCCCATCACCTTGTCCCGCACCGATGCCCACGATCCAGCCCTGCGTCACTCCTACCGAGCCTGCCGTGAACTCAATGCCCGGCACGGTCGCACCTTCTTCCTCGCGACCGGGCTCCTCACCCCCGTGCAGCGACCCGCGATTCACGCTCTCTACGGCTTCGCCCGCCGCGCCGACGATATCTGCGACGATATCGACCCGACCCGCACCACGGCCGATCGGACAGCGCAGCTGAACCGGCTCGCCGAACAGTTCCGCACAGCGGACACCAGCAGTGAGCCGGTCATGCCCGCGGTGTTGCACACCGTGGCCACCTACGAGATCCCCGACTCCCTGTTCGAGGCATTCCTGACCTCGATGCGCATGGACCTGTCGATCACCGACTATCCCGATCGCCGCGCACTCGACCGTTACGTATACGGCTCAGCGGAAGTCATCGGGCTGCAAGTGCTTCCGGTGCTGGGCACCGTCGCATCGCTGGAGGAAGCCGCGCCGTACGCGGCCGCGCTCGGAAAAGCGTTCCAGCTGACCAACTTTCTCCGCGACGTGAACGAAGATCTGGCCCGAGATCGGGTGTATCTGCCGGCCGATGAACTGGCCGCCGACGACGTGGATCGCGACTTGCTGCAGTGGTGCCAGGCCCACCGCCGCACCGACGCTCGGGTCCGGCGCGCTCTCACCGCCCAGCACGCACTCACCCGCGAGATCTACGCCTTCGCCCGGGCCGGCATCGCCCTGTTGCCACCGCACTCACGGCCGTGCGTCCATGCCGCCCTCACCCTCTACTCCGAGATTCTCGACCGCATCGAAGACCTCGACTTCGACATCTTCGCCCACCGCGCCCGCGTCGGCGTTCCACGCCGCGCGGTCGTCGGATTGCGCGGCCTGACCCGCGCGTACTGGTCACGCCTGACCCGCACCGACAACGGCGGTGACCAGCTGAGCTCGTCGCAGGAAGGAGCCAAGGATCTCGCGGCGGTGCCGAACAGTTCGCCGTAG
- a CDS encoding epoxyqueuosine reductase gives MDQEPTGSKRSAQHPTVKRMAEKARRRPDPVVTAARLRDICLAAGADDVGFVAVDDSRVAAELEHARAILPSARTFVAFCVRMNRDNLRSPMRSLANTEFNHADDDTNEVSRRITRALQDAGYRAVYPAPGYPMEVDRFPGRVWVIAHKVVAQAAGLGVMGIHRNVIHPKFGNFILLGTVVTDAEIDEPSASLEFNPCLECKLCVSACPVGAITDGGGFDFQACYTHNYREFMGGFTDWAETIADSADREDYRARVSTGESFSMWQSLSFKPNYKAGYCMAVCPAGEDVIGAFLDDRRGHLDEVVRPLQNKSESVYVLPGSAAEEHVTRRFPNKTPKPVGNGFGDEINALLDQIGPRPRPRDVPDRRGLR, from the coding sequence ATGGACCAGGAGCCAACGGGGTCGAAGCGTTCGGCGCAGCATCCGACCGTGAAGCGGATGGCCGAGAAGGCGCGAAGGAGACCGGATCCGGTGGTGACCGCTGCCCGGCTGCGCGACATCTGCCTCGCTGCCGGGGCGGACGATGTGGGCTTCGTCGCCGTCGACGATTCACGGGTGGCAGCGGAACTCGAGCATGCGCGGGCAATCCTGCCCTCGGCGCGCACGTTCGTGGCGTTCTGTGTTCGGATGAATCGCGACAATCTGCGCAGTCCCATGCGCAGTCTCGCCAATACCGAGTTCAACCACGCCGATGACGACACCAACGAGGTCTCGCGTCGTATCACCAGAGCGCTTCAGGATGCCGGCTATCGCGCCGTGTATCCCGCACCGGGATATCCGATGGAGGTCGATCGGTTTCCGGGGCGGGTCTGGGTGATCGCGCACAAGGTGGTGGCGCAGGCTGCCGGCCTGGGCGTCATGGGAATTCACCGCAACGTCATCCACCCGAAGTTCGGCAATTTCATTCTGCTCGGCACCGTGGTCACCGATGCCGAGATCGACGAGCCGAGCGCTTCGCTGGAGTTCAATCCCTGTCTCGAATGCAAGCTGTGCGTCTCGGCGTGCCCGGTCGGCGCTATCACCGATGGCGGTGGTTTCGATTTCCAGGCCTGCTACACCCACAACTATCGAGAGTTCATGGGCGGCTTCACCGATTGGGCCGAAACCATCGCCGACAGCGCAGACCGCGAGGACTATCGCGCGCGGGTGAGCACCGGCGAATCCTTTTCGATGTGGCAGAGCCTGTCCTTCAAACCGAACTACAAGGCGGGATACTGCATGGCCGTGTGCCCAGCGGGCGAGGATGTGATCGGCGCCTTCCTCGACGACCGCAGAGGACACCTCGACGAGGTCGTGCGCCCGTTGCAGAACAAGTCCGAATCCGTCTACGTGCTGCCGGGATCGGCCGCCGAAGAGCATGTCACGCGCCGGTTTCCGAACAAGACCCCGAAGCCGGTGGGCAATGGCTTCGGCGACGAGATCAACGCCCTGCTCGATCAGATCGGGCCACGACCCCGCCCGCGCGACGTGCCGGATCGACGAGGTCTTCGATGA
- the fadD5 gene encoding fatty-acid--CoA ligase FadD5 encodes MTATTESTNESITEPMRSRRNHWNNQVQRHSFMTPDRTAITYLDRSTSWRALDERSRAFAAALHRRGVRFGDRVLMALLNRTEYIEAVLGANLIGAIPVPVNIRMSPAEVSFLATDSGARLIVTEKPLAPLMDAVSVATGAIDTIIVVDGGDDPAHLDYEALLAEESADPPEIDVPEDTVAVIMYTSGTTGKPKGAMLTHTNLQAQAVTTINASDGGTDDDVASVVPPLFHIAGLAAFAPVFYRGVRAVIHPLGAFDADAMLDIMEREGTTSVFMVPAQWQAICAAQQARPRALALRTISWGAAPASDTVLTAMNETFPRALNMTAFGQTEMSPVTCVLEGKDALRKIGSIGKVVPAVTARIVDPMMNDVKPGEVGEIVYRGPNLMKGYWQNPEGTAEAFRGGWFHSGDLVRQDEEGFLYVVDRAKDMIISGGENIYCAEVENVLYGHPAIAEAAVIGRAHEKWGEVPVAVVVLVDGVDGLTLAELESHLDDNLARFKHPKDLVIVEELPRNASGKVVKPELRKAYGSKDAGLAH; translated from the coding sequence ATGACCGCCACCACCGAGTCGACGAACGAATCGATCACCGAGCCGATGCGCTCGCGACGTAACCACTGGAACAACCAGGTGCAGCGGCATTCGTTCATGACGCCGGACCGGACCGCAATCACCTACCTCGACCGATCGACGTCGTGGCGCGCGCTCGACGAACGCTCCCGCGCGTTCGCCGCCGCCCTGCATCGGCGCGGAGTCCGGTTCGGCGACCGCGTCCTGATGGCGCTGCTCAATCGCACCGAGTACATCGAGGCCGTATTGGGAGCCAATCTGATCGGCGCGATTCCGGTGCCGGTCAATATCCGGATGAGCCCGGCCGAGGTGTCGTTCCTGGCGACCGACAGCGGCGCCCGGCTCATCGTGACCGAGAAACCGCTCGCGCCGCTGATGGATGCTGTGAGCGTGGCCACCGGCGCGATCGATACGATCATCGTGGTCGACGGCGGTGACGATCCGGCCCATCTCGATTACGAGGCGTTGCTCGCCGAGGAGTCGGCCGATCCGCCCGAGATCGATGTTCCCGAGGACACCGTCGCGGTCATCATGTACACCTCGGGCACCACCGGAAAACCCAAGGGCGCCATGCTCACTCACACTAATCTGCAGGCGCAGGCGGTGACCACGATCAACGCGAGCGACGGCGGCACGGACGACGATGTCGCCTCGGTCGTACCGCCCCTCTTCCACATCGCCGGTCTGGCGGCGTTCGCACCGGTCTTCTACCGGGGCGTACGGGCGGTGATTCATCCACTCGGCGCGTTCGACGCCGACGCCATGCTCGACATCATGGAACGCGAGGGCACGACCTCGGTGTTCATGGTGCCCGCCCAATGGCAGGCCATCTGCGCGGCGCAACAGGCCAGGCCGCGTGCACTCGCGCTGCGCACCATCAGCTGGGGCGCGGCCCCGGCCTCCGATACCGTGCTCACGGCGATGAACGAGACCTTCCCGCGGGCGCTCAACATGACCGCGTTCGGCCAGACCGAGATGTCTCCGGTCACCTGTGTGCTCGAGGGCAAGGACGCATTGCGCAAGATCGGCTCCATCGGCAAGGTGGTGCCGGCGGTCACCGCTCGCATCGTCGACCCGATGATGAACGACGTCAAACCGGGTGAGGTCGGCGAAATCGTCTACCGCGGACCGAATTTGATGAAGGGCTACTGGCAGAATCCGGAGGGCACCGCGGAGGCGTTCCGCGGGGGGTGGTTCCACTCCGGTGACCTGGTCCGCCAGGACGAGGAAGGATTTCTCTACGTCGTCGACCGGGCCAAGGACATGATCATCTCCGGCGGCGAGAACATCTATTGCGCCGAAGTCGAGAACGTCTTGTACGGGCATCCCGCGATCGCCGAGGCCGCGGTCATCGGTCGGGCGCACGAGAAGTGGGGCGAGGTGCCGGTGGCCGTCGTCGTACTCGTCGACGGTGTCGACGGGTTGACACTCGCCGAACTCGAGTCCCATCTCGACGACAATCTCGCTCGCTTCAAGCATCCGAAGGATCTCGTGATCGTCGAGGAACTGCCGCGCAATGCCAGCGGCAAGGTCGTCAAGCCGGAACTGCGCAAGGCCTACGGGAGCAAGGATGCGGGGTTGGCCCACTGA
- the crtI gene encoding phytoene desaturase family protein, which produces MRTVIGRTDHVVVVGAGLAGLSTALHLAGRGRAVTIVERERLPGGRAGRADIDGYHLDTGPTVLTMPEVIDDVFAAVGEHTRDRLVLHPVSPAYRAHFADGRQLEVHSDRYRMAEAITDFAGPDQAAGYLRLRQWLQRLYRAEFDSFISANIDSPMSLSPVSLARLAALGGFRRWDRAIANHISDPDLRRVFTFQSLYAGVAPTRALAAYAVIAYMDTVAGVYFPEGGMRALPEALAAAARTAGVRVHYGRTVTSLDRSGSRIRAVITDTGERIPCDALVLTTELADSYRLLTHRSHRPIRPAVAPSAVILHIGCAATPELAHHSLLFGHAWKESFRDIITHGRVMDDPSLLVTRPTASDPTLAPPGRDLIYILVPVPNLVRGPINWDRFAPTYAHEILSTVRDRLPMPISDAQLLHSTTPADWARQGLADGSPFALAHTLSQTGPFRPANMIRGLDNVVLAGGSTIPGVGIPPVLISGRLAADRITGLPSRPRSPARLIEVTAARRPLAR; this is translated from the coding sequence ATGCGCACGGTTATCGGTCGTACCGACCACGTGGTCGTGGTGGGAGCCGGATTGGCCGGACTGTCCACCGCCCTGCACCTGGCCGGCCGAGGCAGGGCCGTCACGATCGTGGAACGGGAGCGGCTGCCCGGCGGACGCGCGGGGCGGGCCGATATCGACGGCTATCACCTCGATACCGGCCCGACCGTCTTGACGATGCCGGAGGTGATCGACGACGTGTTCGCCGCGGTCGGCGAACACACGCGTGATCGCCTGGTACTGCACCCCGTCAGTCCGGCCTACCGGGCCCATTTCGCCGACGGCCGGCAACTCGAGGTACACAGTGACCGCTACCGAATGGCCGAGGCGATCACCGACTTCGCCGGTCCCGATCAAGCGGCCGGCTACCTCCGGTTGCGGCAGTGGCTTCAGCGCCTTTATCGCGCCGAGTTCGACAGCTTCATCTCCGCCAATATCGATTCCCCGATGTCGCTGTCGCCGGTGTCGTTGGCCCGGCTTGCCGCACTGGGCGGATTTCGGCGCTGGGACCGCGCGATCGCCAATCACATCAGCGATCCGGACCTGCGCCGCGTGTTCACCTTCCAATCGCTGTACGCCGGGGTCGCACCTACCCGAGCGCTGGCGGCCTACGCGGTGATCGCCTACATGGATACCGTGGCCGGTGTCTATTTTCCCGAGGGCGGAATGCGTGCTCTACCCGAGGCATTGGCCGCCGCGGCGCGGACCGCCGGAGTGCGCGTGCACTACGGCAGGACTGTCACCTCCCTCGACCGCAGCGGATCTCGCATCCGCGCGGTCATCACCGACACGGGTGAGCGCATACCCTGCGATGCCCTGGTACTCACCACGGAACTCGCCGATTCCTACCGGCTTCTGACGCACCGGTCACATCGACCGATACGGCCGGCCGTCGCGCCCTCCGCGGTGATCCTGCACATCGGCTGCGCCGCCACCCCCGAACTGGCCCACCACTCTTTGCTGTTCGGCCATGCGTGGAAGGAGTCCTTCCGCGACATCATCACCCACGGTCGGGTCATGGACGATCCCTCTCTGCTGGTCACCCGACCGACTGCTTCCGATCCCACGCTGGCGCCTCCCGGTCGAGACCTCATCTACATTCTCGTGCCGGTACCCAACCTCGTTCGGGGGCCGATCAATTGGGATCGGTTCGCGCCCACCTACGCCCACGAGATCCTGTCGACGGTTCGAGACCGCCTGCCGATGCCGATCTCCGACGCGCAACTGCTGCATTCGACGACACCCGCGGACTGGGCGCGTCAGGGCCTGGCGGACGGAAGTCCGTTCGCGCTCGCCCACACCCTGTCCCAAACCGGGCCCTTCCGGCCCGCCAACATGATTCGCGGTCTCGACAATGTCGTCCTGGCCGGTGGATCGACCATACCGGGCGTCGGAATTCCTCCGGTTCTGATTTCCGGCCGCTTGGCGGCGGACCGCATCACCGGTCTGCCGTCACGCCCGCGGTCACCCGCTCGCCTCATCGAGGTCACCGCCGCCCGACGTCCACTCGCCCGCTGA
- a CDS encoding sensor domain-containing diguanylate cyclase, which translates to MDDLEYTAFAQQWRRALASLADSSPYTDVEISLLRELLRDLLAGLNAATFDPAVGSRVGAALAHARLTDPGVPVVSAPVLYGLIDYCDHPESGPRLAAVLAALGQGHHDASVAERAAQSEYDKRFRIVFDHASIAIAVGDTDGALLEANPHLAAMIGVPQEALYGISVYDFAHPDDQNEIRRMVYDKLVPAKEGTARIERRLLRADGSVGWAAFAITYVKGAGDEPDYLLAIGEDVTERHQLQEQLHYQARHDALTGLPNRRHLLEQLSQVIAAAGDCDRMGLCFTDLDHFKEVNDRYGHGTGDQVLATVGRRLHDSLDGQGCLVTRIGGDEFVVMVFPPADNERVTAVADRLRGALSEPIIVGGHRLHISASIGAVVTPIAGTDPEWLLDAADTTLYHAKSDAKGDWILHTVHPVDGSDDHRVGSR; encoded by the coding sequence GTGGACGACCTGGAGTACACCGCGTTCGCCCAGCAGTGGCGACGCGCTTTGGCCTCGCTCGCGGATTCCAGTCCCTACACTGATGTAGAAATATCGCTGCTCCGTGAGTTGCTGCGCGATCTTCTGGCCGGACTGAACGCCGCGACCTTCGATCCCGCTGTCGGCTCGCGAGTGGGCGCCGCCTTGGCGCACGCGCGGCTGACCGACCCCGGGGTACCCGTCGTCTCGGCGCCGGTGCTGTACGGGCTGATCGATTACTGCGACCATCCCGAATCCGGTCCGCGGCTGGCGGCGGTACTCGCCGCCCTCGGCCAGGGGCACCATGACGCCTCGGTGGCCGAACGCGCGGCCCAGTCGGAGTACGACAAGCGTTTCCGGATCGTGTTCGACCACGCGTCCATCGCCATCGCGGTCGGTGATACCGACGGCGCCCTGCTGGAGGCCAATCCACATCTGGCGGCGATGATCGGTGTGCCACAGGAGGCGTTGTACGGGATCTCGGTCTACGACTTCGCGCATCCGGACGATCAGAACGAGATCCGACGGATGGTCTACGACAAGCTCGTCCCGGCCAAGGAGGGCACCGCGCGGATCGAGCGGCGATTGCTGCGCGCGGACGGGAGCGTCGGCTGGGCCGCCTTCGCCATCACCTACGTCAAGGGGGCCGGTGACGAGCCGGACTATCTGCTGGCGATCGGTGAGGATGTGACCGAGCGCCATCAACTCCAGGAGCAGCTGCACTACCAGGCCCGCCACGACGCGCTCACCGGCCTGCCCAACCGCCGGCATCTGCTCGAACAGCTCAGCCAGGTCATCGCGGCGGCCGGCGATTGCGATCGGATGGGACTGTGCTTCACCGACCTCGACCATTTCAAGGAGGTCAACGACCGCTACGGGCACGGAACCGGTGATCAGGTCCTGGCGACGGTCGGCCGGCGGCTGCACGACAGCCTGGACGGGCAGGGGTGTCTGGTCACGCGTATCGGCGGCGACGAGTTCGTGGTCATGGTGTTTCCTCCGGCGGACAACGAGCGGGTCACCGCCGTCGCCGATCGGCTGCGCGGTGCCCTGTCGGAGCCGATCATCGTCGGCGGTCATCGGTTGCATATCTCGGCGAGCATCGGCGCCGTGGTCACCCCGATCGCCGGCACCGATCCGGAATGGCTGCTCGATGCCGCCGATACGACCCTCTACCACGCCAAATCCGATGCCAAGGGCGATTGGATCCTGCACACCGTGCACCCGGTGGACGGTAGCGACGACCATCGCGTCGGATCCCGCTGA
- a CDS encoding polyprenyl synthetase family protein, with the protein MSVAASDRSSGPELDLTRTPKGSDALVDRWRTAVRTRVVSELETFLDHNGVDPICGIAVDDIARHYLSGGKCLRSSFMYLGWLCGAAPSAAAVRAAAALELVHAFALIQDDVMDQADLRRGRPAAHRRFAERHRDHALPGSASRFGESAATLLGDICLVWSEKMLRDSGIDQQALDRLWPRYDSMRIELALGQFADLLNDARSEPTLSSVLAIARAKSGNYTVRRPVEMGAAMAGCDDRTLAALGRYGDAVGEAFQLRDDLLGVFGTAEITGKPCDTDLGQRKATTVVVAAAQLADPRARRELTELLAAPSADPTTLARLRTLIADTGAPECIESMITNRIAEARRVLDTTSLPDTQRHLLYGMALICTARHS; encoded by the coding sequence GTGAGCGTCGCCGCATCCGATCGATCATCGGGTCCCGAACTCGATCTCACCCGCACCCCGAAGGGGTCCGACGCACTGGTCGACCGGTGGCGAACCGCCGTGCGGACGCGGGTGGTGTCGGAGCTGGAGACATTCCTCGACCACAACGGCGTCGACCCGATCTGCGGTATCGCCGTCGACGACATCGCCCGTCACTATCTGAGCGGAGGCAAATGCCTGCGCTCGTCGTTCATGTATCTGGGGTGGCTGTGCGGGGCCGCGCCGAGCGCCGCCGCCGTGCGGGCCGCTGCGGCGCTGGAGCTGGTGCACGCCTTCGCGCTGATCCAGGACGATGTCATGGACCAAGCCGACCTACGTCGCGGCCGCCCCGCCGCCCACCGACGGTTCGCCGAGCGTCATCGCGACCACGCCCTTCCCGGTTCGGCATCGCGATTCGGCGAGTCGGCGGCGACGTTGCTCGGTGACATCTGCCTGGTGTGGTCGGAGAAGATGTTGCGCGACAGTGGCATCGACCAACAGGCGCTCGACCGGTTGTGGCCACGCTACGACAGCATGCGCATCGAATTGGCGCTCGGGCAATTCGCCGATCTGCTCAACGATGCCCGCTCGGAGCCGACCTTGAGCTCGGTGCTCGCCATCGCGCGGGCCAAGTCGGGCAACTACACGGTGCGACGGCCCGTGGAGATGGGCGCCGCCATGGCCGGTTGCGACGATCGCACACTGGCCGCCCTGGGACGTTACGGCGACGCCGTCGGTGAGGCATTCCAGCTACGCGACGATCTGCTGGGGGTTTTCGGCACCGCCGAGATCACCGGTAAACCCTGCGACACCGACCTCGGACAGCGCAAAGCCACCACCGTGGTCGTCGCCGCCGCGCAACTTGCCGACCCCCGCGCTCGGCGCGAATTGACCGAGCTGCTGGCCGCGCCGTCCGCCGACCCGACCACACTCGCCCGGCTCCGCACACTCATCGCCGACACCGGCGCACCCGAGTGCATCGAGTCGATGATCACCAACCGGATAGCCGAGGCACGCCGCGTTCTGGACACCACCTCGCTTCCCGACACACAGCGTCACCTGCTCTACGGCATGGCGCTGATCTGCACCGCCCGTCACAGCTGA
- a CDS encoding DUF6764 family protein: MSHSFTRRAALVFAAGPGAVLTSAVLMAVPAQAASTSCPAPGATSVAAAQDEAQCSATSVGGSAAAAYGVGGAASANAGPTSLSLAIGENGGTAVSRSDALSGPAALAIGPGAKADVQGVRPGLSIGIAGPGATVTVTGATTPSCSGGMAFAGDFQTLQGCMSMG, encoded by the coding sequence ATGTCTCATTCATTCACTCGTCGCGCCGCACTCGTCTTCGCGGCCGGCCCAGGGGCCGTGCTGACATCTGCCGTGCTGATGGCAGTGCCCGCACAGGCCGCCTCGACGTCATGCCCCGCACCGGGCGCAACCTCGGTCGCCGCCGCACAGGACGAGGCTCAATGCTCTGCCACCAGCGTCGGCGGCAGCGCGGCCGCCGCTTACGGCGTCGGGGGCGCCGCTTCCGCGAACGCCGGTCCCACCAGCCTGTCGCTCGCTATCGGCGAGAACGGCGGTACGGCCGTGTCGCGCTCGGACGCGCTGTCGGGCCCGGCGGCCCTGGCGATCGGGCCTGGAGCCAAGGCCGATGTGCAAGGCGTGCGTCCGGGCCTCTCGATCGGCATCGCGGGTCCCGGTGCGACCGTCACGGTGACCGGAGCCACTACCCCTTCCTGCTCGGGCGGCATGGCGTTCGCCGGAGATTTCCAGACCCTGCAAGGGTGCATGTCCATGGGATAA
- the ligD gene encoding non-homologous end-joining DNA ligase, which yields MTGGPAVVRLPRYAAMLAAPGRLPSTDTGWAYELKYDGIRAAAYVTESLRLISRNGNDITAAWPELTGLAPADPPYVVDGEIVAFVDGRPSFEALQPRMHQRDPRAIAALTETTPAVFVVFDLLHIGSRSLIDLPYLRRRELLEQIGLRGAHWRLSPRLAGRGADLLAQSRELGLEGLVAKRLDGRYLPGQRSPLWTKIKNVATVDVIVVGWRRGSGNRGGWIGSLLVAIPDGSGNLVWAGNVGTGFTRRALADLYARLSVLQRDTPPVVNAVTDADLFWVDPVLVGEVAFTEWTRDGILRHPVWRGLRDMHPSQVAPRPS from the coding sequence ATGACCGGTGGACCAGCGGTGGTGAGACTGCCGCGATACGCGGCTATGCTGGCGGCCCCAGGGCGGCTGCCCAGCACTGATACCGGCTGGGCCTATGAACTGAAGTACGACGGCATCCGCGCCGCGGCATATGTCACCGAGAGTTTGCGGCTGATCTCCCGCAACGGCAACGACATCACCGCGGCCTGGCCGGAGCTGACCGGCCTCGCCCCCGCGGACCCGCCCTATGTCGTCGACGGTGAGATCGTCGCGTTCGTCGACGGCCGGCCCTCGTTCGAGGCGCTACAACCACGTATGCACCAGCGCGATCCGCGCGCGATCGCCGCGCTGACGGAGACGACACCGGCGGTATTCGTCGTATTCGACCTCCTCCACATCGGCAGCCGGTCGCTGATCGACCTTCCCTACCTGCGCAGGCGCGAACTGCTCGAGCAGATCGGCCTCCGGGGCGCGCACTGGCGGCTCTCGCCCCGGCTGGCCGGGCGCGGTGCCGATCTGCTCGCCCAATCCCGGGAGCTCGGATTGGAGGGATTGGTGGCCAAACGTCTGGACGGCCGCTACCTGCCCGGGCAACGGAGTCCGCTGTGGACCAAAATCAAGAACGTCGCCACGGTCGATGTGATCGTGGTGGGCTGGCGCCGCGGCAGCGGCAACCGCGGCGGCTGGATCGGATCACTGCTGGTCGCGATTCCCGACGGCAGCGGGAATCTGGTGTGGGCCGGCAACGTCGGAACCGGGTTCACCCGCCGGGCATTGGCCGACCTGTACGCGAGACTGTCTGTACTGCAACGAGATACACCGCCCGTCGTCAACGCGGTCACAGACGCGGACCTGTTCTGGGTCGACCCGGTGCTGGTCGGCGAAGTGGCGTTCACCGAATGGACCCGCGACGGGATTCTGCGCCACCCGGTGTGGCGCGGACTGCGGGACATGCATCCGTCCCAGGTCGCTCCACGCCCATCGTGA
- a CDS encoding MerR family transcriptional regulator, whose translation MTDQFAHNRPGLADAIGLESSAGAAVALFPVAEAARQVGIPVATLRSWNTRYGLGPAEHRAGRHRVYTAADVEVLRRMVELVHSGVAPSVAAAIVRGPVVVADVDSLLAAAFALDTRATIAQLSGHLRTEGVVATWEHLCRPALQRVADQQDAGRSCIEVEHFLSWCITAALHRIGAAGATRADVVLACTPGETHTLPLEAIRAALAARDVATEMLGADVPVGALSDAVARHAGTVAVLLWSQRESTGSAAAVRACAQAGATVCVAGPGWADVRLPDGVTVVGDLAEAQTLLTAGRSPRK comes from the coding sequence ATGACCGATCAATTCGCGCACAACCGCCCCGGCCTCGCGGACGCGATCGGTCTCGAGTCCTCCGCGGGTGCGGCGGTGGCGCTGTTTCCGGTCGCCGAAGCCGCCCGGCAGGTGGGTATTCCCGTTGCCACATTGCGAAGTTGGAACACGCGGTACGGACTGGGGCCGGCCGAACATCGCGCCGGTCGGCACCGCGTCTACACCGCCGCCGACGTCGAGGTGCTGCGTCGGATGGTGGAGCTGGTGCACTCCGGGGTCGCCCCGAGTGTCGCGGCCGCCATCGTGCGCGGTCCGGTGGTCGTAGCCGACGTGGATTCGCTGCTCGCGGCGGCTTTCGCGCTCGACACCCGGGCGACGATCGCGCAACTGTCCGGTCATCTGCGCACCGAAGGTGTGGTGGCGACGTGGGAGCATCTGTGCCGGCCCGCGCTACAGCGTGTCGCCGATCAGCAGGACGCGGGTCGTTCGTGTATCGAGGTCGAGCATTTCCTGTCGTGGTGCATCACGGCCGCTCTGCACCGGATCGGCGCCGCCGGTGCCACGCGAGCGGATGTCGTGCTCGCGTGTACGCCGGGTGAAACCCATACCCTCCCACTGGAAGCGATCCGCGCCGCCCTCGCCGCCCGTGACGTCGCGACCGAAATGCTGGGTGCCGACGTGCCGGTCGGCGCACTCTCCGACGCCGTGGCTCGTCACGCCGGGACCGTTGCGGTACTGCTGTGGTCGCAGCGCGAATCGACAGGCTCGGCCGCTGCGGTCCGAGCCTGCGCACAGGCGGGTGCCACCGTGTGTGTCGCCGGTCCGGGATGGGCCGATGTGCGCCTGCCGGACGGGGTCACCGTCGTCGGCGATCTGGCCGAGGCGCAGACATTGCTGACAGCAGGTCGAAGCCCTCGCAAATGA